In a genomic window of Pedobacter sp. KBS0701:
- a CDS encoding LytTR family DNA-binding domain-containing protein encodes MKTYNCIIIDDEEYAIKWLSEYVKSLPYLRLIHSFQNPVTALTFLSGEEYVDLIILDIKMPLISGIDLSQKIRCKTKKLVFSTAHRDFAYDAFEVQADGYLLKPYSLSKFASTIGALFPKELAKQPKAPGDDFFFAKNKNDELRQVKIFIKDIIAVESKQNYVMIYTTFNQVLTHLTLSQMSSILKNYEGFAQFQRSFIISKYYIESIHGNTLKMTGGKLEITVGDYYKKDFAAFLSDKVLKCRT; translated from the coding sequence ATGAAAACCTATAACTGCATTATTATTGACGACGAAGAATATGCTATCAAATGGCTTAGCGAATATGTAAAATCACTTCCTTACCTTAGGTTGATACATTCCTTTCAGAATCCCGTTACAGCCCTAACTTTTCTATCGGGCGAGGAATACGTAGACTTGATAATTCTTGATATTAAAATGCCTTTGATATCGGGTATCGATCTATCCCAAAAAATCAGATGTAAAACCAAGAAGCTTGTTTTTAGTACGGCTCATAGAGATTTTGCCTATGACGCGTTCGAGGTTCAAGCTGACGGCTATTTATTGAAACCTTATAGTCTTTCAAAGTTTGCCAGCACCATTGGCGCCCTCTTTCCTAAAGAATTGGCAAAGCAACCTAAAGCGCCAGGAGACGATTTTTTTTTTGCGAAGAACAAGAATGATGAACTTAGACAAGTCAAAATTTTCATAAAGGACATTATAGCTGTAGAAAGCAAACAAAATTATGTGATGATTTATACGACCTTTAATCAGGTGCTTACACACTTAACCCTTTCGCAAATGTCGAGTATATTGAAAAATTATGAAGGTTTTGCACAATTTCAACGTAGTTTTATTATATCAAAATATTATATTGAATCTATACATGGAAATACGTTAAAAATGACAGGCGGAAAACTGGAGATTACAGTTGGAGACTACTACAAAAAAGACTTTGCTGCCTTTCTTTCTGATAAAGTTTTAAAATGCAGGACATAA
- a CDS encoding LytTR family DNA-binding domain-containing protein, with protein MIKINLIAKMLNCIIIDDEQFAVDALLKYIKLVPRISVIGVYLKPEAALDKVDSHQSIDIIFMDIDMPNISGIELAGLLRSKTKRLIFTTSHSRYAFDAYEVAGDSFLLKPYTFVKFAATIDRLFPIIPGSKITENHFLVKNKDENLRIVKVAYDDVIAFESIHNYVKIHMIENRILTVYLTLADIKELTQKRKEFKQFHRAFIISTEHINYIEGSSIYLNNNLKISIGETYRENFLNYLSFQLVKTTRNKH; from the coding sequence TTGATTAAAATTAACTTGATTGCAAAAATGTTAAATTGCATAATAATAGATGATGAACAGTTTGCTGTTGATGCCCTGCTTAAATACATCAAACTTGTTCCAAGAATAAGTGTAATAGGGGTGTATCTAAAGCCTGAAGCAGCATTAGATAAAGTTGATAGCCATCAAAGTATTGATATCATATTTATGGACATCGATATGCCAAATATTTCGGGAATTGAGCTTGCCGGACTATTACGATCAAAAACAAAAAGACTTATTTTTACAACCTCGCATTCGCGATATGCATTTGACGCTTATGAAGTTGCAGGTGATTCATTTTTGCTAAAGCCTTATACTTTTGTCAAATTCGCAGCTACTATTGACAGATTATTTCCCATTATACCTGGTTCTAAAATAACGGAAAACCACTTTTTAGTAAAAAATAAGGATGAAAATTTAAGAATTGTTAAGGTTGCGTATGATGATGTCATTGCATTTGAAAGCATTCATAATTATGTTAAAATTCACATGATTGAAAATAGAATTTTAACAGTATACTTGACTTTAGCGGACATCAAAGAGCTAACTCAAAAGCGAAAAGAATTTAAACAATTTCACCGTGCATTCATCATTTCCACCGAGCATATTAACTATATAGAAGGCTCTTCAATCTATTTAAACAACAATCTTAAAATTAGTATCGGTGAGACCTATCGGGAGAATTTTTTAAATTATCTTTCTTTTCAACTGGTTAAAACGACCAGAAACAAGCATTAA